In Oryzias latipes chromosome 15, ASM223467v1, the sequence CTCAGGATTGCAGGCGTTTAGTTGTAAAATGTGGGGTCGCTCAGAATTGCGCCCGAgcggttgtaaggttcactcAGTTCCTGATTACGCCTGCTCAGTTGTCTTTGAACAGATTTTAGCAAAGTATTcaaatcagatgaaaaaaataagacgGAAGTGCTACAACGggcaggccacaaactcccCGCTGTACTTTGCAAACTGATCCATGCATCTCTCAGTCTTAGCATGTTAAGACTGTTACAATACTGTAATTCCATAACCAATCCCAACAACCCCAGAGATAGAGCAGTGTGTGGCATTTAGACTCCGCTTTAGTCTCAACGATTCATAATCCTGGCTTAATATTGGAACATTTCACGACCCATCAATTCATCCAAATACAGAAGTTTAATTTGCCATAGGCATCCACTGCTTTCATGGTCAAGATTTGGATTTACGAACAACAAAGCGGCTTTTGCATTCCAACCTCCACGGAGGCTGGTCTCTCTGCAGTGTCATTTCTGTGCAGTTTAACACTTGGAACTGTCATTCCATGAAAATTTCTGATggtatattttttcattttaattatttgatgTCTTAAATTTATTGCATTGGCACCCATTTggaccaattttaactgcaccattAACAAGATTCCCAGCAGCACATCGATGTATGCATTTAGAGAAAGAATGCCAGTTATGGAATTGtttcaataatttttatttgtgcaaTTTCAGCAGTCATTCCTGGAAAATGAATACAAAACCTTAGATTAAAATAAGAATCAGTTTACTGTAATGCTGTGAGCAACATACCAATTGGCCCATTTAAGATCTCTGGGGATGAGCATGGAAGACcttctgctgaagctgctgctgctgttgaggaCCTTGGTCTTCAGAAACATGCTCCTTCAAGTAGTGGATGGATTGGTAGTAGTCTTTGCCCTTCTCATGGTTCTGGCTGAAGGTGGTGTAGGTGCCAGGAGGGTACAGACCATACAGGAGCCTGTAGTCAAAGCCAGGATAAGGAGAACCCCAGAAGCCACCAAGTCCTTGGCCTGGAACAAGCACGCTGGTGAAAGCAGCTCCAGGCTGCGCCGCCTCAGCCGGGTAACCAAACTCTTCCGTCTGCTGCTGGTAGTTGCCAAGTTCAGCTTCCTTCACAATATTGGAAGTCTCTCCGGACTGGAGGACAGGGCCAGCTGGAGGGGCAGGGACTGGTGGCAGGAAGTCACTGGAGCCCACAGCCTGGGCATCAGCTGCTGCTTGCTCAGAGAAAGATGGAGGAGCAACAGCCCACTGGGTTTCTGGACAAACAAGACACTCGTCAGAAAGGGGAGGATTCATGGAGAACAACATTCACAGCAGCTTTTTAGAGGAGTCACCTGGCAGAGCAGCTTGAGCAGGTCCTGGCTGTGTGGAACCAGCTCCTTcatgcagcacaaacacaggGGAAGCAGAGCCAACCATTGCTGGGCCCGTCTGAACAAACTGGGAGAAACCAGGAGCCTGCACAGGGACCTGAACTGCCTCAGAGActcctgctgcaggaacaccGGAAAACACAGGAACAGTAGATCCTGTCTGAACAGCCACAGGGTATCCTGCAACAGCAGAGCTCAAGCTGCTGCCTGATGGAACCATGGGAACAAACTGAGGGACACCAGGATTCTGCACAAACACTGGAACTGGCTGAGAGACGCCGCTTGAATGAGAGCTGTAATGCACAGGAGCAGAGCGGCTCAtctgagctcctctgtgggAAGCAAAGTTAGTTGCTGCTTTTTGGTCACCACTGCTCTGATCTGTGGATTTGGAGCCTGAAAGCAGAAAGAGCACAAGTTCTGAAGAAGAACACACATTCATCTACATTGATGTCAGCAAATGGGAATGGAAGTCTACCTTTGGCAGGAAACCCAAATGATGGAACAGCCAGCAGAACAAGAAGGGAAAACCTGaaaatatgtacaaaatggaaaacattaGAAAATTCTTCTATTACATTATTAAAGCTGACAATAGTCCTCCAAAATTCTGTCCTACCCCAGGAAAACCCTTGCTTTCTCCATCATGAAGGCCACAGTGCAGAAAGGTTCATAGGTGAAGGTTTATCAATGTTAGCAGAGACCAGtcctgaccaatcagagctTAACGGGTTAACAACAAACAGCTGCTGGACAAACTCTCAGGAAGAGACTATCAAATCTCTTCACTGTTATAATGTTGACAAACAaatagggattttttttatgaagtgaatactttttcattttctaaaattcctttttggtgtaaaaataactacacataaaaaaactctCATTCTATAAATAGGAATATGTAAGAAAACATAAAGTAAACCTTTAACTTTCTAGTAGACAAcagatttttacagtttttctcagttgtCTTGGTGCATTTCTCACAACAGAGTTACATTTAGTTGTTTAGGGGCAACCAAGTGGCAGTTTCATCTTCATTTCATCCAAATAACGTGCTTTTTGACAAAAGCAATTGATTAAGTGCAAATCTCTACAAAACGACCATATTTGACTTGATTTTTATCACTATTTactctctttctctctgtcaAAATTAACTATACTTGCACAATCATAGCTGAATCccataaatgttaatttttacAAGTTTGTGTAACCCAGGTGACAGGATTTTCATGAGGTGCATCCATTTATGCACAGAACTGACACTTTTGTTGaccttaaagggcctatatcatatCAATATCAACTTTTTTGCACGTTTGAGTGTTTTATAGTTATTTCACAAAAATCAACGCAAACGAACGAGTGGGTTCTCTCGAGGTGAAGTAGATAAGTGCCATATTACTCAccgtgaaggagggtctaagggcaggaatgcccagtttagtttagtctgtttagtttgttcagtttagaattttcctattgaattctatgtattcatcatccttatgatttatgtttattttacaaataccggtacaaagcccatttagacgactgttgttgtgattttgggctatataaataaaattgaattgaaagtaAAAAGCAGCCcgttccaggaagagtctgcgctgccagcacaatcctcaggctaacacacacacacaaacacacttagtGGAGCTATAGCAGTGATCTGCAAAAACGCTTTCCTTCTATACGttcaatatgcacatccatctttgcaaaaatttggatgctgtttgtttttgtgggcgagacgcagacacgctgctgaggccggctctaggatggTGTCATAAGACACGGACCAAACGcaagtgcctcagagatcgagtcggtTTACTTCTGAGTAGGAAAATGTTTGAGGGGAACTCAATTTGTTGAACAAGGTCATGAAATCTTCAGCTTTCTCCAGGCCTTCACTCTcgattctgctttttttctgctgcagccaATCATAGATTTATGCTATTGTACACCTCCATTATCTTTCTGCCTCTTCTCCATCCTCCTTCCATACACCTCCTCCATTCCATACACCTCCTCCATTAGCCTCCTCCATACAAGTGCTGAATTCAATTTGCACCCTCTTCCTCCCCTCCTTGTATTTTTACCTTAGCCTCTCTTTTTGCCGTTCAGAGCTACAGATGATACAAATGTGGATTGATTCCAGCATCGCCCCGACTGATGAAGCCGTTTGGATGAAAGATCTGAAAGATCTGGCAAGGACAGCCCTGTCCATCCAAAAGTGTAATAGTCTGTTAAACAAACTACTGCCCCCTTAATATCTTGCACATGTGACCCAAGCAGTACATCCCATTCTTTAAAACCTCAACAGAGACCTGTTCAGACCTAAACAgtctctgaaagccttcagtgCTCCAGAAAAGCTAATCACTtagcaaaatgaaaaaccatCCAATAATGTATGTAATTAAAGATAGgctataaaacaaatgttaggtGTTTTGtctaaatctttttattttttaaaaaaagccttccTTGATAATTACATCAGTGTTTTATCGGCCTCTTGTGGTTATTCATAgaaacacatttcaaatgtaCATTGAGGTGGCTGAAAAATTGTTTGCACAAAGTAAATAACATTATAATATAGCATCttcatttttgtaaaactgCAATCAGTATGATTATGAACAAGATCACTTTACATTGATGGCTACTTCTTACCTCTTAGAAAAAAGGGGAAACACATTTGATTCTGAGACACATTTCAGTGAATCTGAATGAATTCtaaaaagtttctttatttGCTTTCCAAATTATACATCAACGAATGATGAAAATAACCGTTTTAAGTTGGTGGTAGTCCAAttgataaaaagtaaaaagatgcaTTTGATCACCTTAAAAACCAATTTAACAGTCTATGAATGCGGTTTAGTAttcatttattgaaaaagatTTTCACAATAATTATGTCCAAGGTAAGAAAACCTTGCATGAATTTCTAACAAATCATTTTAAGCTTTGTGTGGTTCGGCGCtttgttgcccccccccccccccccccccctggttaCTTGTAAAAAAACACCCATATCTACTTTAAGATGTAAAACTTTTGAGTCaaataatgatttatttatttttaacaagcactttattttttcaacactGCAATCGGCATGATTTAGACAGAATAATTTTCTATTTCTTCGATATCACCTTCGTTGGACTTTCTATAAAGAAGAATTCAGACAGTGACCTTCAGTGGTCAGAGTGAGACCCTTTCTGGCATGTCTGGCACAGTTTTGCAGGGGGGCGTCTCAAATCCAGACAGTGACTCAGATTGCTGGGTGGTGGCATCTGCATCAGGGGTGGCCCCGTTAGGATGTCTAATGCGGCCTCAACACAGGATGATGGCATCGCTCATTTCTGACCCACACTCTTCAAGGTCACCACAGAGTTCAAACTGAGTTAATATATGCTCTCTTTTCCATCCATGGAAAAGCGCAGATTACTTCACCATGGGGTTACTATGGGAACCATTCAAGCAAAGAAGGTTATCACAATGAGCATTTCATTGATAGGGTGGGGAGGCACACATTAAGGCATGACAACAAATGGCTCACGGGTCTCAAACACATAAGCTGCCTGCAGCTCCAGGTTGTGTTTCTGACCTTGACCCACTTTCTGCCCCAGAGTGGTACGCGTTCTGGTCAAACACGTGCAATTCACATGTTCTCTTTGTGCATGCCTTTTTGGCAGTGCCTTCcactgtcaaaaaaaaacatcctgtgGTTCATCCATCCTTTTCAGATCAGTAAAAACTCCTTTTCAGGTTCAAAATAAGAGCCTCATACATctgttttttacaacaaaacttttcgctttcagtgttttttattagaaatatttgaccaaaaaaattgGTTGCTAGTGGATAATAGAGCTGCCTCGGTGAAGCTGCTGATCATTGACTGAGATTTCAGGGACTGACAGAAAACAGATGCCTCAAAAACATTTGGTCCATGAAAACAAGTATCTgatgaaagatttcatttataaAGTGACAGCAGTCAGGAATCGAATATGTATTACATagactttatttaaagaaaaaaacacaataacaaaataaagtaaaaatataatgtCATATTTAACTGCATGAATGGCTAAGCATGTGGATTGCAACCAGATGAGATGATCCTTGTTACATTATTAGAGCTGTTTTAAAGATCTAAAATTGTTTGTTGACGAGGTAAAAAATAGAAGTTCAATATAAAATCCTTAAAAGGAGGggttatttgttattttgtcaTGTTCTCTGCTTATGCGTAATCTTAGACTGGCAACTGTATAAAAcagatgtccttttttttactgGGGCAACTTGTTTTACTTGCAAAGTTACAATAAATGCACAAATACACATAAACTTTCTGACTATTCTTGAAAGATTGTGTCCAGCAGCTGTCTGTTGTTAACCCGTTAagctctgattggtcaggaCTGGTCTTTGCTAACATTGATAAACCTTCACCAATGAACCTTTCTGTACTGTGGCCTTCATGATGGAGACAGCAAGGTGTTTCCTGGGGTAGGAGATGAGGCTCTTTTGAAGGCAGTTCATCCTAGAAgacttttctaatgtttttcgttttgtaaatattttcaggttttccctttttgttctgCTGGTTGTTCCATCATGTGGTTTTCCTGCCAAAGGTGATCTTTCATTCCCTTTTGCTGACACATCAACATAGAGGTTGTGTTGATCTTCTTTATAACTTGTGCTCTTTCTGCTTTCAGGCTCCAAATCCACAGATCATGGCAGTGGTGACCAAAAAGCAGCAACTAACTTTGCTTcccacagaggagctcagaTGAGCCGCTCTGCTCCTGTGCATTACAGCTCTCATTCAAGCGGCGTCTCTCAGCCAGTTCCAGTGTTTGTGCAGAATCCTGGTGTCCCTCAGTTTGTTCCCATGGTTCCATCAGGCAGCAGCTTGAGCTCTGCTGTTGCAGGATACCCTGTGGCTGTTCAGACAGGATCTACTGTTCCTGTGTTTTCCggtgttcctgcagcaggagTCTCTGAGGCAGTTCAGGTCCCTGTGCAGGCTCCTGGTTTCTCCCAGTTTGTTCAGACGGGCCCAGCAATGGTTGGCTCTGCTTCCcctgtgtttgtgctgcatgAAGGAGCTGGTTCCACACAGCCTGGACCTGCTCAAGCTGCTCTGCCAGGTGACTCCTCTAAAAAGCTGCTGTGAATGTTGTTCTCCATGAATCCTCCCCTTTCTGACGAGTGTCTTGTTTGTCCAGAAACCCAGTGGGCTGTTGCTCCTCCATCTTTCTCtgagcaagcagcagcagcagctgatgccCAGGCTGTGGGCTCCAGTGACTTCCTGCCACCAGTCCCTGCCCCTCCAGCTGGCCCTGTCCTCCAGTCCGGAGAGACTTCCAATATTGTGAAGGAAGCTGAACTTGGCAACTACCAGCAGCAGACGGAAGAGTTTGGTTACCCGGCTGAGGCGGCGCAGCCTGGAGCTGCTTTCACCAGCGTGCTTGTTCCAGGCCAAGGACTTGGTGGCTTCTGGGGTTCTCCTTATCCTGGCTTTGACTACAGGCTCCTGTATGGTCTGTACCCTCCTGGCACCTACACCACCTTCAGCCAGAACCATGAGAAGGGCAAAGACTACTACCAATCCATCCACTACTTGAAGGAGCATGTTTCTGAAGACCAAGGTcctcaacagcagcagcttcagcagaagGTCTTCCATGGTCATCCCCAGAGATCTTGAGGCTCATCAACATGGTGGACATCATGAGCACATTCAGACTTATTTAGAACTTGGATGCTTAATTTTGGTTGACCTAATAAAAACAGATCTGGAAACTTGGCTTTACCTGtgtctgtgggttttttttattttttttttttattatataaacTGGCTTCAAACATGGAATGACTTCCAGACTAAAATGTATTGCCGTGTTTTGTTGCTCCTAAAAGTGGCGCTACAAAGAGGAGACAAGGGAAGTTGCCTTCAGTCATGCTGTTGGCAAaatgaaattctgtttttgtaaaagaCAAATGCCATTTTGAAAATGGAAGATTCCTGTGCAACAGTCTAAATGTGCCTGTAATGTTGGCCTTAAGTCTGCTAATAAAGCTTGGAACTATACTGCATAAAGGAGTGCTGGCAGACATGGCTTaccagtttataaaaaaaattggttaaaTTAGAACCTGTGTTCCTTAGGAGGGGTCCTCTCCTGAAAAGGTAGAGCTCAGATAACAGTGGACCTCCACTGTGGCAAATATCTACCATTTAGCCATCCAAGAACTTTCAGAAGTTGTCCTGGTTGGGTATTGTGACTAGTGATGCTACTTCTGCCTGAAATGTGTAGAACCACCAAATGGACTGTTCTAGAAACAGAACCTAAGGTGATTTTCTTTCCATTTCCAAGCTCTGTGCTCTTGGGTGTCTCGAAGCGATTTTGGGCctaacatggtgtctgctgCCTTGATGTGAATGTTCTCCACTTGACATCTGAAATACCAGTAAGTGGAAGTTCAACTACTGTAGGATTGCTTGGGTTGAGAAACCTTACCCTTTCAAAAATCCACTCTGCTAGACGGATCTGACCTGAAGGTCTTGTTTTTGTGGTCATGTGACTTGACGTGCTTCAAACAGCACTAGGAAAACTTCTGGTTAATTTGCTCAAGAACGTCCAAGCAGTATGTTTTTGGCTTAGTTGCTATGGACTGCTCTAAAAGT encodes:
- the LOC105355301 gene encoding uncharacterized protein LOC105355301, translating into MMEKARVFLGFSLLVLLAVPSFGFPAKGSKSTDQSSGDQKAATNFASHRGAQMSRSAPVHYSSHSSGVSQPVPVFVQNPGVPQFVPMVPSGSSLSSAVAGYPVAVQTGSTVPVFSGVPAAGVSEAVQVPVQAPGFSQFVQTGPAMVGSASPVFVLHEGAGSTQPGPAQAALPETQWAVAPPSFSEQAAADAQAVGSSDFLPPVPAPPAGPVLQSGETSNIVKEAELGNYQQQTEEFGYPAEAAQPGAAFTSVLVPGQGLGGFWGSPYPGFDYRLLYGLYPPGTYTTFSQNHEKGKDYYQSIHYLKEHVSEDQGPQQQQQLQQKVFHAHPQRS
- the LOC111948798 gene encoding uncharacterized protein LOC111948798; its protein translation is MMETARCFLGFSLFVLLVVPSCGFPAKGSKSTDHGSGDQKAATNFASHRGAQMSRSAPVHYSSHSSGVSQPVPVFVQNPGVPQFVPMVPSGSSLSSAVAGYPVAVQTGSTVPVFSGVPAAGVSEAVQVPVQAPGFSQFVQTGPAMVGSASPVFVLHEGAGSTQPGPAQAALPETQWAVAPPSFSEQAAAAADAQAVGSSDFLPPVPAPPAGPVLQSGETSNIVKEAELGNYQQQTEEFGYPAEAAQPGAAFTSVLVPGQGLGGFWGSPYPGFDYRLLYGLYPPGTYTTFSQNHEKGKDYYQSIHYLKEHVSEDQGPQQQQLQQKVFHGHPQRS